In Leptospira harrisiae, a genomic segment contains:
- the dapA gene encoding 4-hydroxy-tetrahydrodipicolinate synthase, whose amino-acid sequence MFQGVYTAVITPFRQGKIDYDSYFKILENQIRSGVAGVVPCGTTGESPTLSYAEHKELIQKTVKVVAGKIQVIAGTGSNSTKEAIELTESACADGVDGILTVNPYYNKPTQEGMYRHFTEIANVSSKPVMLYNIPGRTNVNLLPETVARLAAHPKIAAIKEATGDLGQMAKVIAATPPDFDLLSGDDNLTLPVLSIGGRGVVSVVSNLFPRACVDMVSLYLRGDLEASKKIYYKLLPVFINAFIETNPIPIKAAMSWFGYCDNELRLPMTSLSEGSAADTFKKTVFQLKEEGIV is encoded by the coding sequence ATGTTTCAGGGCGTTTATACAGCGGTCATCACCCCCTTCCGCCAGGGGAAAATCGATTATGATAGTTATTTTAAAATCCTAGAAAACCAGATTCGCTCCGGCGTGGCGGGTGTGGTTCCTTGTGGGACAACAGGGGAATCTCCTACCCTTTCATATGCGGAACATAAGGAACTCATCCAAAAAACTGTCAAAGTTGTGGCTGGGAAAATCCAAGTCATTGCTGGAACTGGTTCTAATTCTACGAAAGAGGCAATTGAACTTACTGAGTCTGCATGTGCTGATGGGGTGGACGGAATTCTTACTGTCAACCCATACTACAACAAACCCACTCAAGAGGGAATGTATCGTCATTTTACAGAGATTGCCAATGTATCATCCAAACCTGTGATGTTGTACAACATTCCCGGAAGGACAAACGTGAATCTCCTACCGGAAACTGTTGCAAGGCTTGCGGCCCATCCAAAAATTGCAGCGATCAAAGAGGCAACAGGAGATTTAGGACAAATGGCTAAGGTCATTGCTGCCACTCCACCTGACTTTGATTTGTTGTCAGGTGATGATAACCTAACGCTTCCGGTTTTATCTATCGGTGGAAGGGGAGTGGTTTCCGTTGTATCCAATCTTTTTCCTCGCGCTTGTGTGGATATGGTTTCTTTGTATTTACGTGGTGACCTCGAAGCCTCAAAAAAGATATATTACAAACTCCTTCCTGTGTTTATCAATGCCTTCATTGAAACAAATCCTATTCCCATCAAAGCAGCTATGAGTTGGTTTGGGTATTGTGACAATGAACTTCGTCTTCCTATGACATCTTTGTCAGAAGGCTCAGCGGCCGATACATTCAAAAAAACAGTATTCCAATTGAAAGAGGAAGGCATTGTCTAA
- the dapB gene encoding 4-hydroxy-tetrahydrodipicolinate reductase, with product MSKIKVGIVGAGGRMGKAIIQVLSLSKKSELSAAVVREGAVYAGFDSGNHAGIKETGILLSSDLQKACESSDVLIDFSTHTGFETILNVALANKKPLVIGTTGLTDSDKSLIQSAATSIPIVFSPNMSVGVNLLFKLTEIAAKVLDEDFDVEVLDIHHRHKKDAPSGTAMYLKEVLLNATKRSEENVIYGRHGMYSERDQKEIAMHTMRAGEVVGEHTVYFLSPEERIEITHKAQDRKTFATGAVKAAEFLHGKSKGLYNMFDVLGI from the coding sequence TTGTCTAAAATCAAAGTTGGTATCGTTGGTGCTGGGGGAAGGATGGGAAAGGCCATCATCCAAGTTCTTTCCCTTTCCAAAAAATCAGAGTTAAGTGCTGCCGTTGTCAGAGAAGGTGCTGTGTATGCAGGATTTGATTCGGGTAACCATGCTGGAATTAAAGAAACAGGAATTTTACTTTCTTCTGACTTACAAAAAGCATGTGAGTCTTCCGATGTTTTAATTGATTTTAGTACACATACAGGATTTGAAACGATTTTAAATGTTGCTTTGGCAAATAAAAAACCATTGGTAATTGGCACAACTGGTCTTACCGATTCCGATAAGTCCCTCATCCAATCAGCTGCCACTTCCATACCAATCGTGTTTTCACCAAACATGTCGGTGGGTGTGAATCTTTTATTTAAATTAACTGAGATCGCAGCAAAAGTGTTAGATGAAGATTTTGATGTAGAAGTTCTCGATATCCACCATAGACACAAAAAGGATGCTCCTTCAGGAACAGCTATGTATTTGAAAGAAGTGCTTTTGAATGCCACCAAACGTTCGGAAGAAAATGTTATTTATGGTCGCCATGGAATGTATTCAGAGAGAGATCAAAAAGAAATTGCCATGCATACGATGCGAGCTGGTGAAGTGGTCGGGGAACACACTGTATATTTTTTAAGTCCGGAAGAACGAATTGAAATCACACATAAAGCCCAAGATCGTAAAACATTTGCGACAGGAGCGGTGAAAGCTGCCGAATTTTTACACGGGAAATCCAAAGGTCTTTATAATATGTTTGATGTGTTAGGAATATAA
- the cdaA gene encoding diadenylate cyclase CdaA, which produces MDFFRGLYIIPWSKNYISISLDVLIVAFLIYKTYTTLRRTRGIQLLLGVGIIWISGSLAEYLGFELLEWILTNIRPALVFAIIVLLQPELRRLTGDLARIRLLRLFFLKPTFDLDPIVEAVRVMSQEKTGSIIVLVKDISLKDISENAVPMDAQVTSEILQTIFFKNSPLHDGAVIIEQNRIVCAASYLPMSSSVEIATLGARHRSALGLSEETDAIIIVTSEETGDITICFEGEMLHPVKPLELKALVSGLMTGTRRSKDDSLRKPKEKDASVSI; this is translated from the coding sequence TTGGATTTTTTCCGAGGATTATACATCATTCCATGGAGTAAAAATTATATCTCCATTTCTTTAGATGTTCTTATCGTCGCCTTTCTAATTTATAAAACATACACCACCTTACGTAGAACACGTGGGATTCAGCTTTTACTGGGAGTCGGTATCATTTGGATTTCAGGTAGTCTTGCTGAATATTTAGGGTTTGAGCTTCTTGAATGGATTCTCACAAACATCAGACCTGCTTTAGTTTTTGCTATCATTGTCCTTTTGCAACCGGAGCTTCGTAGGTTGACTGGAGATTTGGCAAGGATACGTCTTCTTAGATTGTTTTTCCTTAAACCAACATTTGATTTAGATCCTATCGTGGAAGCGGTTCGGGTCATGTCACAAGAAAAAACAGGATCCATAATTGTACTTGTGAAAGACATTAGTTTAAAAGATATTTCGGAAAACGCAGTTCCTATGGATGCACAAGTCACATCCGAAATTTTACAAACCATTTTCTTTAAAAATTCTCCACTGCATGATGGAGCAGTGATTATCGAACAAAATCGGATTGTATGTGCCGCTTCCTACTTACCAATGAGTAGTTCGGTAGAAATTGCCACATTGGGAGCAAGGCATCGTTCTGCCTTAGGACTTTCTGAAGAAACAGATGCCATAATCATTGTCACTTCTGAAGAAACAGGTGACATTACTATTTGTTTTGAAGGGGAAATGTTACATCCTGTCAAACCTCTCGAACTCAAAGCTCTCGTGAGCGGACTGATGACTGGAACTCGAAGGTCTAAGGATGATTCACTTCGCAAACCGAAAGAGAAGGATGCGAGTGTGAGTATATGA
- a CDS encoding CdaR family protein, translated as MIVKLLGKIVRNWKAKLVSLIIASIFYVNLQNSKVLIKTINVPVDYPKLSGNLNYSKNPEKTIPIRVEGLKDVVNYYSQFMKAVIDPEDVQLGVTEVPIKKIVGVPSGVKVTKLKKTVPVEIESRGLKVVPLEVVFEGAPPANFEKLTQIVSPQKITLSGKPQDLEKINKVLLPEISLLDKKEPFAKTVRIPDLPKGVNVLGSRDVTVNVNIIPLSYKTGEQTAAGIPIVCSGQDVRLDAELSEEQVAIRYFSLKPIRSAQILTGITAQVPCNYIFDPIKNKIVPELQPQVAKVRIVKNKDLKGIEILQISPEKIEIRYKVKEQNPEADPTDDGTGMEVPETIPSDRS; from the coding sequence ATGATTGTAAAACTTCTTGGAAAAATTGTCCGAAACTGGAAGGCAAAACTTGTTTCGTTAATCATCGCTAGTATCTTTTACGTAAATCTTCAAAATTCAAAGGTATTGATTAAAACAATTAACGTCCCAGTCGATTATCCAAAGTTATCTGGTAATTTGAATTATTCCAAAAACCCTGAAAAAACCATTCCTATTCGTGTTGAAGGATTGAAAGATGTGGTAAACTATTACTCACAGTTTATGAAAGCTGTGATTGATCCCGAAGACGTACAGTTAGGTGTGACAGAAGTTCCTATTAAAAAAATTGTAGGAGTTCCTAGTGGCGTCAAAGTCACCAAACTGAAAAAAACAGTTCCTGTTGAAATTGAATCTCGTGGTTTAAAGGTTGTTCCTTTGGAAGTAGTTTTTGAAGGAGCACCGCCAGCTAACTTTGAAAAGTTGACACAAATTGTAAGTCCGCAAAAAATTACACTCAGTGGCAAACCGCAAGATTTAGAAAAAATCAATAAGGTTTTATTACCTGAAATTTCCCTTTTGGATAAAAAGGAACCTTTCGCAAAAACAGTCCGTATTCCCGATTTACCCAAGGGTGTGAATGTCCTTGGATCGCGAGATGTCACCGTAAATGTAAATATCATTCCTCTTTCTTATAAAACCGGAGAACAAACCGCAGCTGGGATCCCAATCGTTTGTTCTGGACAGGATGTCCGTTTGGATGCAGAACTTTCGGAAGAACAAGTTGCCATTCGATATTTTTCTCTCAAACCGATTCGTTCGGCACAAATCCTGACGGGAATTACAGCCCAAGTTCCATGTAACTATATCTTTGATCCCATCAAAAACAAAATTGTTCCCGAATTACAACCGCAAGTTGCTAAAGTTCGGATCGTCAAAAACAAAGATTTAAAAGGTATTGAAATTTTACAGATTAGTCCGGAAAAAATCGAAATTCGATATAAGGTGAAAGAACAAAACCCGGAAGCAGATCCAACTGATGATGGAACGGGAATGGAAGTTCCTGAAACCATTCCCTCCGATCGATCTTAA
- a CDS encoding alpha/beta fold hydrolase — protein sequence MVDLNFPKKNATEWLANGKFFEYKKFQIFFIQEGRGQNLILLHGFPTSSWDYSKIFNGLSRYFNTIAIDFLGFGYSSKPKKHKYTLIEQTDIIESFIEKNALRRVKFVFHDYAVSVGQEILARHLERTDRTYEIDGAVFMNGGLFPHLHRPTFKQKLLATPILGAFLSRFYDEKKFGVAFAQVFGKNTKPSDKEISVLWKLITYPNKVLIPHKLLKYIPERRIHGERWKNALLQTEVPLLFINGGEDPVSGRHLADEIEKLPIKNKKLIRWETIGHYPQWENPEESFKEIYEFLK from the coding sequence ATGGTTGATCTTAACTTTCCAAAAAAGAACGCTACTGAATGGTTAGCTAATGGTAAATTTTTCGAATATAAGAAGTTCCAAATCTTCTTTATCCAAGAAGGAAGAGGACAAAATTTAATTCTGCTTCATGGATTCCCCACTTCCTCATGGGACTATTCCAAAATTTTTAATGGACTCTCACGTTATTTCAATACGATTGCAATTGATTTTTTAGGATTTGGTTATTCATCAAAACCGAAAAAACATAAATATACGCTCATCGAACAAACTGATATCATAGAATCCTTTATTGAAAAAAATGCATTACGAAGAGTGAAGTTTGTTTTCCATGATTATGCAGTCAGCGTAGGTCAGGAAATTTTAGCCAGACATTTAGAACGGACGGATCGTACGTATGAAATTGACGGTGCCGTTTTTATGAATGGGGGGCTTTTTCCTCACCTACATAGACCCACATTCAAACAAAAACTTCTCGCCACACCGATCTTAGGTGCCTTCCTTTCCAGGTTTTATGATGAAAAAAAATTCGGAGTGGCTTTCGCACAAGTGTTTGGCAAAAATACAAAACCAAGTGACAAAGAAATTTCTGTTCTTTGGAAACTCATCACCTATCCAAACAAAGTTTTGATTCCACATAAACTTTTAAAATACATTCCAGAAAGAAGAATCCATGGGGAACGTTGGAAAAATGCACTCCTCCAAACAGAGGTTCCTTTACTTTTTATCAATGGAGGAGAAGATCCAGTGAGTGGACGCCATCTAGCAGATGAAATTGAAAAACTTCCGATCAAAAACAAAAAACTGATTCGTTGGGAAACAATTGGACATTATCCACAATGGGAAAATCCAGAAGAAAGTTTTAAAGAAATCTACGAATTTCTAAAATAA
- a CDS encoding adenylate/guanylate cyclase domain-containing protein — protein MESYPLIYFVKPEGTISDWEYFWHQIPYGAPGILTFFVGVFLSYFAFQKFRKSDANTRIFHLNLTISFISFGSVGLVLTTRAWIQDVNTLVFWNDLLYFLVAPLAPTAFYLAYHMTGKQSKLLLYYSYLCWFASLVLYFGVLIGKGFETTVFEFTFGKYPRGSSFVRPWGILAPLGYFFLILPSFIKHYQYIRKHYHLTLFHGVNLLFLLTTLNAPSILGFKVYPGGFFLFIPMLLVAYGVFRSDFFDVNELLFQKNGMFYFLFALLSFVLIFISFGVSFGLSPDAYESAKWYPWGIPPVVSVFGAVFLSIIVAGANPSARINQLCAFALILTGFYVIQSVPLKLNISYVVQLRISQMTFVAFAFAPSIMVRLVFEAIGQKSPKWLQGIDLLCVSAAILAPSPYLFVGYFDYPWSRVHHGGPAELLVGLNGAIALVLVLITFLRNKGYINFASKWIIGSFLLSAVLLLAALLPSHGFPIYPIADFQFVPAFLLGYAVLRHGALSLEGRTIQLSQRLANLGLITMAIAAILYFPLIREQYGAGESAFHLTMIVLPLVLFNYLVVYIMSRPLAEELDISYFLLDLEKQKADEEREKALIAQDKAEEAMEESEKLLLNILPYKVAQELKQKGSVTPSRIENVTVLFTDFKGFTKVAEGMDEQSLIEELDACFTQFDEIILRNNLEKLKTIGDSYMCAGGLPVETRTSAIDACLAALEIQSFMNQLKEIKSTLGLPFWELRLGIHTGPVVAGVVGRFKFAYDIWGDTVNTASRMESGGETGKINVSKETYELVKYFFVTEYRGKIHGKNKGELDMYFVHRLRPRYSQDPDGKAPNQYFREVYSRITHGANIRWKNES, from the coding sequence ATGGAATCATACCCACTCATCTATTTTGTAAAACCGGAAGGAACCATTTCGGATTGGGAATATTTTTGGCATCAGATCCCTTATGGAGCACCGGGAATTCTTACATTTTTTGTAGGAGTATTTTTAAGTTATTTTGCCTTTCAAAAGTTTCGTAAATCAGACGCAAATACTAGAATTTTCCATTTAAACCTTACGATTTCTTTTATCAGTTTTGGATCGGTAGGACTTGTTTTAACCACGCGGGCTTGGATTCAAGATGTAAATACATTAGTTTTTTGGAATGATCTACTATACTTTTTGGTCGCTCCGTTGGCTCCTACCGCTTTTTATTTAGCCTACCATATGACTGGCAAACAAAGTAAGTTATTATTGTATTATTCTTATCTTTGTTGGTTTGCAAGTTTAGTATTGTATTTTGGTGTATTGATTGGAAAAGGATTTGAAACAACAGTTTTTGAATTCACTTTCGGAAAGTATCCTAGAGGAAGTTCATTTGTTCGGCCATGGGGAATTTTAGCTCCGCTCGGGTATTTCTTTTTAATTTTACCTTCTTTTATTAAACATTACCAATACATTCGTAAACATTATCACTTAACTTTATTTCATGGAGTGAATTTACTTTTTTTACTAACAACATTGAATGCACCAAGTATCCTTGGGTTCAAAGTGTATCCGGGAGGATTCTTTTTATTCATCCCTATGTTACTTGTGGCGTATGGAGTGTTTCGTTCTGACTTTTTTGATGTGAACGAACTGCTATTCCAAAAGAATGGAATGTTTTACTTCTTATTTGCGCTTTTATCATTTGTTTTGATATTTATCTCTTTTGGTGTTTCTTTTGGACTTTCTCCAGATGCTTATGAGTCAGCCAAATGGTATCCTTGGGGAATACCTCCCGTTGTATCCGTGTTTGGTGCCGTATTTTTATCTATCATTGTTGCAGGTGCCAATCCTTCGGCGAGGATCAACCAACTCTGTGCCTTTGCTCTTATCTTAACCGGATTTTATGTCATCCAATCGGTTCCTCTAAAGTTAAACATTTCTTATGTAGTGCAACTTCGAATTTCGCAAATGACCTTTGTAGCATTTGCTTTTGCACCAAGTATCATGGTTCGTTTGGTATTTGAGGCCATTGGCCAAAAATCACCGAAATGGTTGCAAGGGATTGACTTACTTTGTGTGAGTGCAGCAATCCTTGCACCTTCTCCATATTTATTCGTAGGATATTTTGATTACCCTTGGTCGAGAGTCCATCATGGGGGACCTGCCGAACTTCTTGTGGGGCTGAATGGCGCCATTGCTTTGGTTTTAGTTTTAATCACTTTTCTAAGAAACAAAGGGTATATCAACTTTGCTTCTAAATGGATCATTGGATCGTTTTTATTATCAGCTGTTTTGTTATTAGCTGCACTTTTGCCAAGCCATGGTTTTCCTATTTATCCTATTGCGGACTTTCAATTCGTTCCGGCATTTTTACTTGGTTACGCGGTACTCCGGCATGGGGCATTATCTTTGGAAGGTAGAACCATCCAACTCAGTCAAAGACTTGCCAACTTAGGCCTCATTACCATGGCCATTGCTGCGATTTTGTATTTTCCTCTGATCCGTGAACAATATGGGGCAGGGGAATCTGCCTTTCATTTAACGATGATAGTGCTTCCTCTTGTTTTGTTTAACTACCTTGTTGTTTATATCATGTCTCGTCCCTTAGCAGAAGAACTTGATATCAGTTACTTTTTACTAGATTTAGAAAAACAAAAGGCAGATGAAGAAAGAGAAAAAGCTCTGATTGCTCAGGACAAAGCAGAAGAAGCAATGGAGGAATCTGAAAAATTACTTCTCAATATTTTGCCTTATAAAGTCGCCCAAGAATTAAAACAAAAAGGAAGTGTGACACCCTCTCGGATCGAAAACGTCACAGTCCTTTTTACTGACTTCAAAGGGTTTACCAAAGTGGCCGAAGGAATGGATGAACAAAGTTTAATCGAGGAACTGGATGCCTGTTTCACTCAATTCGATGAAATCATTCTCCGGAACAATTTAGAAAAATTAAAAACCATTGGTGATAGTTATATGTGTGCCGGTGGCCTTCCTGTAGAAACAAGAACCAGTGCCATTGACGCTTGTTTGGCGGCATTAGAGATTCAGAGTTTTATGAACCAATTGAAAGAAATCAAATCTACTTTAGGTTTGCCTTTTTGGGAACTCCGATTAGGAATCCATACTGGCCCTGTAGTCGCAGGTGTTGTGGGTCGATTTAAGTTTGCTTATGATATTTGGGGAGATACTGTCAACACGGCTTCCCGAATGGAGTCTGGTGGTGAAACAGGAAAAATCAATGTTTCTAAAGAAACTTATGAACTAGTGAAGTATTTTTTTGTTACGGAATATCGTGGAAAAATTCACGGAAAAAATAAGGGTGAGTTAGATATGTATTTTGTCCACCGCCTAAGACCCCGTTATTCGCAAGATCCGGACGGGAAGGCACCTAATCAGTATTTCCGGGAAGTGTATTCCCGGATCACTCATGGTGCCAATATCCGTTGGAAAAACGAATCTTAA
- the fliF gene encoding flagellar basal-body MS-ring/collar protein FliF — translation MPEPLQKIIDNLKELLNKLDKTKKMILGGVLAVVVVAVIILSNVSSQRNRVVLFKDLDSKDFSEVTKKLDALGYSYGSSETNLITVDPEQRQEIVTKLAQENLIPAGVTGWELFDIEKFTETQFDKDIKKYRALKGAIEKSLNTLRPIERSDVNIAIPEGDLFESNSYPVKASVILHFKPGVEGMSKKEIKGIVNLVARAVPKLKPENVSVADPDGKIISDFEEDLEKERLELRIVQEKLRIEEEERVKRLIDIRNTLRWYLGGEDRVDITRFEYSFNWDQESLTENEVLPVVAEEDNPETPYNERKLVDGYSLKVSSKETKESFKGRGFTPDGPAGTEPNLPPGYKDTDYQKAEYSKDENINNYEFNKRVKDIKRQPWKIEKIGLSVVVDGVWERKEREDGMGYDRKYIPVAESDLKLVRKNLEAAIGYTRSRGDQISVITIPKDRTEQFRAEDEEFQKQRAIRNMVIASLVILILLILAILVYRAIKKEIARRRRLREEELAAQQQMMREAALRVMDEGGAEVELSLDEKLRRELLENAINLAKEKPEDVAQLLRTWLAEEEQT, via the coding sequence ATGCCTGAACCACTGCAAAAAATCATCGATAATCTCAAAGAGTTATTAAACAAACTCGATAAAACCAAAAAAATGATTTTGGGTGGTGTGCTCGCCGTTGTGGTGGTGGCAGTCATCATCTTATCCAATGTCTCGTCACAACGGAACCGTGTGGTTCTCTTTAAGGATTTGGATTCCAAAGACTTTTCTGAGGTAACGAAAAAACTAGATGCTCTTGGTTACTCTTATGGTTCGAGTGAAACAAATCTCATCACAGTAGATCCCGAACAAAGACAAGAGATCGTCACAAAACTTGCACAAGAAAATTTAATTCCTGCAGGTGTGACCGGTTGGGAACTATTCGACATTGAAAAATTCACTGAAACCCAATTCGACAAAGACATTAAAAAATACAGAGCACTCAAAGGTGCGATTGAAAAATCACTCAATACCTTAAGACCCATCGAAAGATCCGATGTGAACATCGCCATCCCAGAAGGTGATCTTTTTGAATCCAATTCCTATCCTGTGAAAGCCAGTGTGATTTTACACTTCAAACCGGGTGTAGAAGGAATGAGTAAAAAAGAAATCAAAGGGATTGTGAACTTAGTCGCTCGTGCTGTTCCGAAACTCAAACCAGAAAACGTAAGTGTGGCCGATCCCGATGGTAAAATTATTTCTGACTTCGAAGAAGACTTAGAAAAAGAAAGATTAGAACTTAGGATTGTCCAAGAAAAACTCCGAATCGAAGAAGAAGAACGAGTGAAACGTCTCATCGACATTCGCAATACCCTTCGTTGGTATTTGGGTGGAGAAGATCGTGTGGACATCACACGTTTTGAATATTCCTTCAATTGGGACCAAGAATCCTTAACCGAAAATGAAGTATTACCTGTGGTTGCTGAAGAAGACAATCCGGAAACACCATATAACGAAAGAAAGTTGGTAGATGGATATTCTTTAAAAGTATCTTCCAAAGAAACAAAAGAATCGTTTAAGGGTCGCGGGTTTACTCCCGATGGTCCCGCCGGTACTGAGCCGAACCTTCCTCCTGGTTATAAAGACACGGACTACCAAAAAGCAGAATATTCCAAAGACGAAAATATCAATAACTACGAATTCAACAAACGTGTGAAAGACATCAAACGCCAACCTTGGAAGATTGAAAAAATTGGTTTGTCTGTAGTTGTGGATGGTGTTTGGGAACGAAAGGAAAGAGAAGATGGAATGGGATATGATAGAAAGTACATTCCTGTTGCCGAAAGTGACCTAAAACTCGTTCGTAAAAACTTAGAAGCTGCGATTGGATACACAAGATCTCGCGGTGACCAAATCAGTGTCATCACCATTCCAAAAGATAGAACCGAACAATTTCGTGCAGAAGATGAAGAGTTTCAAAAGCAACGTGCCATTCGTAATATGGTGATTGCCTCACTCGTAATTTTAATTTTACTCATCCTTGCGATCTTAGTTTACCGTGCGATCAAAAAAGAAATCGCAAGAAGAAGAAGACTCAGAGAAGAAGAACTTGCAGCTCAACAACAAATGATGAGAGAAGCTGCTCTTCGAGTGATGGACGAAGGGGGAGCCGAAGTCGAACTCTCCCTGGACGAAAAACTCAGAAGAGAGTTACTCGAAAACGCCATCAACCTTGCAAAAGAAAAACCAGAAGATGTGGCTCAGTTACTTCGAACTTGGCTTGCCGAGGAAGAACAAACTTAA
- a CDS encoding aspartate aminotransferase family protein, with the protein MAQGFSMNEYPDVDQVYKDLRKLISLPIRSIRKDAMDDIIHNYFDKKCSKSKAMITKASEYIPGGVQHNLSFNHPFPLVFTKASGAYLYDLDGNKYIDFLQAGGPTVLGSNPTSVRKKVIELLDTTGPVTGLFHEYEYKLAEKIVELVPSVEMFRMLGSGTEACMASIRVARLATKKKNIVKMGGAYHGWSDQLAYGLRIPGTRHFEANGVPKSIFKYTQEFYPNDLNALESVLKRNRFRGGTAAVLIEPVGPESGTRPLDRNFNKGVRELCDKYGALLIFDEVVTAFRIGLSGAQGYYGVTPDLTIFGKVVAGGYPSAGGLGGKKEYMKYVSAGLQTGTKKALIGGTMAANPLSSAAGYFTLCEMEKTGALEKSGRAGDRLTKGLQKLIKKYDLPFVAFNQGSICHLETVGTMLLDINIKKFWTIKKTISEAHKRKHAMEEMGAAYMSEGLVTLAGSRLYTSASDTDAVIDDALKRFDRVFQKVEGVA; encoded by the coding sequence ATGGCCCAAGGCTTTTCCATGAACGAATACCCAGATGTAGACCAAGTTTACAAAGACTTAAGGAAACTCATTTCCCTTCCCATCCGCTCCATTCGTAAAGATGCTATGGATGATATCATTCATAATTACTTTGATAAAAAATGCAGTAAATCCAAAGCCATGATCACAAAGGCTTCGGAATACATTCCCGGTGGAGTCCAACACAACCTTTCTTTCAATCACCCCTTCCCTCTTGTATTCACAAAAGCGTCGGGTGCCTATCTCTACGATTTAGACGGAAACAAATACATCGATTTTTTACAAGCGGGTGGACCAACGGTTCTTGGTAGTAATCCTACCTCTGTCCGAAAAAAAGTCATCGAACTACTAGACACAACGGGACCTGTCACTGGCCTCTTTCACGAATACGAATACAAGTTAGCCGAAAAAATAGTAGAGTTAGTTCCTTCTGTGGAAATGTTTCGGATGCTCGGTTCGGGAACGGAAGCTTGTATGGCATCCATTCGTGTCGCAAGACTTGCCACTAAGAAAAAAAACATAGTGAAGATGGGTGGTGCATATCACGGTTGGAGTGACCAATTGGCGTATGGACTTCGGATCCCAGGCACAAGACATTTTGAAGCCAATGGAGTTCCTAAATCAATTTTCAAATACACACAAGAATTTTATCCGAACGATTTGAACGCTTTAGAATCCGTTCTCAAAAGAAATCGTTTCCGTGGTGGTACAGCCGCTGTTCTCATTGAACCAGTGGGTCCAGAAAGTGGTACAAGACCTCTTGACCGTAATTTCAACAAAGGTGTTAGAGAACTTTGTGATAAATACGGTGCTCTTCTTATTTTTGATGAAGTGGTCACTGCATTCCGTATTGGACTCAGTGGTGCACAAGGGTATTACGGTGTGACTCCTGATCTTACTATTTTTGGAAAAGTGGTGGCGGGTGGATATCCATCAGCTGGTGGACTAGGTGGTAAAAAAGAATACATGAAATATGTATCTGCTGGATTACAAACAGGCACCAAAAAGGCGTTAATCGGTGGAACCATGGCAGCAAACCCACTCAGTTCTGCTGCTGGTTACTTTACACTTTGTGAAATGGAAAAAACTGGGGCTCTTGAAAAATCAGGAAGAGCCGGAGACCGCCTAACAAAAGGATTACAAAAATTAATCAAAAAGTATGACCTTCCGTTTGTTGCCTTCAACCAAGGTTCCATTTGCCATTTAGAAACCGTTGGTACTATGTTACTCGACATCAATATCAAGAAGTTTTGGACCATCAAAAAAACCATCTCCGAAGCACATAAAAGAAAACATGCGATGGAAGAAATGGGTGCCGCTTATATGTCAGAAGGTCTAGTGACTCTCGCAGGAAGTAGACTTTATACCAGTGCTTCCGATACAGATGCAGTCATTGATGACGCCCTCAAACGATTTGATCGTGTGTTTCAAAAAGTGGAAGGTGTGGCTTAA